The Synechococcus sp. HK05 genomic interval GGCGTACTGCAACGCAGCGATCTGCAACGGCTCAATCAGAGCGCCATCGTGTTTCTGGGCCTGGCCGGCTCCTAGGGTCGCCCCATTCGAACAGCTCTCCCCGGTGACGACACCCCCTGCCCCCACCTGGGATGTGATCGTGATCGGCTCGGGCATCGGCGGCCTGGTCACCGCCTCGCAGTTGGCCGCCAAGGGCGCAAAAACGCTGGTGCTGGAGCGCTACCTGATCCCGGGGGGCTCGGGAGGGAGCTTTCGGCGCGAGGGCTACACCTTTGATGTGGGGGCCTCGATGATCTTCGGCTTCGGTGAGAAGGGCCATACCAACCTGCTAACCCGCGCCCTGGCTGATGTGGGCCAGCACTGCGACACGGTGCCCGATCCGGCCCAGCTCGAATACCACTTGCCCGGTGGTCTCAACGTGGCGGTGGACCGCGACTACGAGGCCTTCATCGCCCGGCTCTCTGCGCTGTTCCCCCACGAAGCCAAGGGAATCCGCGCGTTTTATGACACCTGCTGGCAGGTGTTCAACTGCCTCGATGCGATGCCACTGCTCTCGCTCGAGGATCCGGCCTATTTGGCCAAGGTGTTCTTCCGCGCACCCTGGGCTTGCCTCGGGCTGGCGCGCTGGCTGCCGTTCAACGTGGGCGATGTAGCCCGCAAGCACATCCGCGATGAACAGCTGCTCAAGCTGATCGACATGGAATGCTTCTGCTGGAGCGTGATGCCCGCCGATCTCACCCCGATGATCAATGCGGGGATGGTGTTCTCCGATCGCCATGCCGGCGGCATCAACTACCCCAAGGGAGGCGTTGGGGTGATCGCCGAGAAGCTGGTGGCCGGTTTGGAGAGCCATGGCGGCGCCATCCGCTACAGGGCTCGCGTCACAAAGGTGCTGATCGAGAACGGCCAGGCCGTGGGCGTGCGGCTGGCCGATGGCGAAGAGATCCGCGCCCGCCGCGTGGTGAGCAACGCCACCCGCTGGGACACGTTTGAAACCGAGCAGGAAAGCGCAGACGTGCAG includes:
- the crtH gene encoding carotenoid isomerase, translated to MTTPPAPTWDVIVIGSGIGGLVTASQLAAKGAKTLVLERYLIPGGSGGSFRREGYTFDVGASMIFGFGEKGHTNLLTRALADVGQHCDTVPDPAQLEYHLPGGLNVAVDRDYEAFIARLSALFPHEAKGIRAFYDTCWQVFNCLDAMPLLSLEDPAYLAKVFFRAPWACLGLARWLPFNVGDVARKHIRDEQLLKLIDMECFCWSVMPADLTPMINAGMVFSDRHAGGINYPKGGVGVIAEKLVAGLESHGGAIRYRARVTKVLIENGQAVGVRLADGEEIRARRVVSNATRWDTFETEQESADVQRPRNAALVDAAHTPKAETTWRRRYKPSPSFLSLHLGVDAAVIPEGFHCHHLLLEDWAEMESEQGVIFVSIPTLLDPSLAPEGRHIVHTFTPSDIQAWKDLSPAAYKTKKAADAASLVQRLEAILPGLGNAIHHQEIGTPRTHRRFLGRMGGSYGPIPALRLPGLLPMPFNRTGLQNLYCVGDSCFPGQGLNAVAFSGFACAHRIGADLGLNPWALPA